One stretch of Tepiditoga spiralis DNA includes these proteins:
- a CDS encoding class I SAM-dependent methyltransferase → MYKIISNVYDILLYLPLISIRLKVKKIIKTLGVKSIIDICCGTGNQLKMLKRSGYDDLTGIDLSENMLKVANRGKYKLKCQQQDATKLSFKDDNFDLGIISLALHEKPLEVQNLVLNEAKRVIKKDGYLIVVDYMFDKHAFILGVLEIFIVEAMVGGDHFRNFRKFIKNGGLESITKDKFEKINEYKFHFGGTRCFVLKNIK, encoded by the coding sequence ATGTATAAAATTATTTCAAACGTTTATGATATACTCTTATATTTACCTTTAATATCCATTAGATTGAAAGTAAAAAAAATAATTAAAACTTTAGGAGTAAAAAGTATAATAGATATTTGCTGTGGGACAGGAAATCAATTAAAAATGTTAAAAAGATCTGGATATGATGATTTAACTGGAATAGATCTATCTGAAAATATGTTGAAAGTAGCAAATAGGGGAAAATATAAATTAAAATGTCAACAGCAAGATGCTACAAAATTATCTTTTAAAGATGATAATTTTGATTTAGGAATAATAAGTTTAGCACTTCATGAAAAACCATTAGAAGTACAAAATTTGGTTTTAAATGAAGCAAAACGTGTAATAAAAAAAGATGGATATTTAATTGTTGTAGACTATATGTTTGATAAACACGCATTTATTTTAGGTGTATTAGAAATATTTATAGTTGAAGCTATGGTTGGTGGAGATCATTTTAGAAACTTTAGAAAATTTATAAAAAATGGTGGATTAGAAAGCATAACAAAAGATAAATTTGAAAAAATAAATGAGTATAAATTTCATTTTGGAGGTACAAGATGTTTTGTTTTAAAAAATATAAAATAA
- a CDS encoding deoxyribonuclease IV, whose translation MIKLGAHFGISKGFANVPEVMNEIGANAFQIFVHSPRTWKIKQLNVIDVENFKNKIKKMKIDKESMLVHSGYLINLASPKDEGWKKSIDTMIEEIKITASLGIKYFNVHPGSHLSEGEDFGIDRVANALDIIIEQIKDFDIMILLENVAKKGGNIGYKINQLGDIIKRTNYKEKIGITYDTCHGFDSNYDIRTKDGMDNLLFEINEYVGIDKLKMIHLNDSKFDLGAGKDRHEIIGKGFIGEEGFKNFFKYEKVLNTALLLETPGTDEDHRKEIAYIKKAIAQ comes from the coding sequence ATGATAAAGTTAGGAGCACATTTTGGAATTTCAAAAGGATTTGCAAATGTACCAGAAGTTATGAATGAAATAGGAGCAAATGCTTTTCAAATATTTGTACATTCTCCAAGAACATGGAAAATAAAACAACTAAATGTAATTGATGTAGAAAATTTTAAAAATAAAATAAAAAAAATGAAAATTGATAAAGAATCGATGTTGGTGCATTCTGGATATTTAATAAATTTAGCTTCACCAAAAGATGAAGGGTGGAAAAAGTCAATTGATACTATGATAGAAGAGATAAAGATAACAGCAAGTCTTGGTATAAAATATTTCAATGTTCATCCAGGAAGTCATTTGAGTGAAGGAGAAGATTTTGGAATAGACAGAGTTGCAAATGCTTTAGATATTATAATAGAACAAATCAAAGATTTTGATATTATGATATTACTTGAAAATGTAGCAAAAAAAGGTGGAAATATAGGATATAAAATAAATCAACTTGGAGATATAATAAAAAGAACGAATTACAAAGAAAAAATTGGAATAACTTATGATACCTGCCATGGATTTGATTCAAATTATGATATAAGAACAAAAGATGGAATGGATAATCTTTTATTTGAAATCAATGAATATGTAGGAATTGATAAGTTAAAGATGATACACTTGAATGATTCAAAATTTGATCTAGGTGCTGGAAAAGATAGGCATGAAATTATAGGAAAAGGATTTATAGGAGAAGAAGGATTTAAAAATTTTTTTAAATATGAAAAAGTATTAAATACAGCTTTATTACTTGAAACTCCTGGAACTGATGAAGATCACAGAAAAGAAATAGCATATATAAAAAAGGCAATAGCTCAATGA
- a CDS encoding GlmL-related ornithine degradation protein: MTVDLLIAEIGSTTTVVTAFDKINTEKPIVVGQGEHYTTVFEGDVTIGIERAIKEIEKKLNINLKWNKFLASSSAAGGLKMTVHGLVYDMTVKAAKEAALGAGAVLKYATAGKMRKTHLENILAIEPKLILLAGGVDYGEEETVLHNAELINELPIDVPVIYSGNCAVADEVKNILKDKKVIITENVYPKVDQLNVKPARMAIQEVFSEHIIHAPGMEKIQNMTDDEIIPTPGAVMLTTELLAEMYEDVLTVDIGGATTDVDSVTEGDPKVQKIMLAPEPISKRTVEGDMGLFVNAHNVLDMIGEEEIKKEFSDYEELKKNLSPYPKTERQEKFAAFIAKYCFTNGIRRHAGRKKHLYGPNGRQEIASGKDLTAVKHIFGTGGILTRSKFRKEIMESFLEANFPNELLPNKKVKFAYDKNYIFAALGVLSTVDKETAKKILEIDIESI; this comes from the coding sequence TTGACTGTAGACTTATTAATTGCAGAAATAGGAAGTACAACAACAGTAGTCACAGCCTTTGATAAAATAAATACAGAAAAACCAATTGTAGTAGGTCAAGGAGAACATTATACAACAGTTTTTGAAGGTGATGTTACAATCGGAATTGAAAGAGCTATAAAAGAAATAGAAAAAAAATTAAATATAAATTTAAAATGGAATAAATTTTTGGCAAGTTCTTCAGCTGCGGGTGGATTAAAGATGACAGTTCATGGACTCGTTTACGATATGACTGTAAAAGCAGCAAAAGAAGCAGCTCTTGGTGCAGGAGCTGTTTTGAAGTATGCTACTGCTGGAAAGATGAGAAAAACACATCTTGAAAATATTTTAGCAATAGAACCCAAATTAATTTTACTTGCGGGTGGAGTTGATTATGGAGAAGAAGAAACGGTTCTTCATAATGCAGAATTAATAAATGAACTTCCAATAGATGTTCCAGTTATTTATTCTGGAAATTGTGCAGTTGCAGATGAAGTAAAAAATATTTTAAAAGATAAAAAAGTGATAATAACAGAAAATGTATATCCAAAGGTTGATCAATTGAATGTAAAACCTGCAAGAATGGCTATACAAGAAGTCTTTTCAGAACATATAATACACGCTCCAGGTATGGAGAAAATACAAAATATGACTGATGATGAAATAATTCCAACTCCTGGTGCTGTTATGTTAACAACAGAATTGTTGGCTGAAATGTATGAAGATGTTTTGACTGTTGATATTGGTGGAGCAACAACAGATGTTGATTCTGTAACAGAAGGGGATCCAAAAGTACAAAAAATAATGCTTGCACCAGAACCAATATCAAAAAGAACTGTTGAAGGAGATATGGGTTTATTTGTAAATGCTCATAATGTTTTAGATATGATAGGTGAAGAAGAAATAAAAAAAGAATTTTCTGATTATGAAGAATTGAAAAAAAATTTATCTCCATATCCTAAAACAGAAAGACAAGAAAAGTTTGCTGCTTTCATAGCAAAATATTGTTTTACCAATGGAATTAGAAGACATGCAGGAAGGAAAAAACATTTATATGGACCAAATGGAAGGCAAGAAATAGCAAGTGGAAAGGATTTAACAGCTGTAAAGCATATATTTGGAACTGGTGGAATATTAACTCGTTCTAAGTTTAGAAAAGAAATTATGGAAAGTTTTCTTGAAGCAAACTTTCCAAATGAATTGTTGCCAAATAAAAAAGTTAAATTTGCATATGATAAGAATTATATATTTGCAGCACTTGGTGTATTATCTACTGTTGATAAGGAAACAGCAAAAAAAATATTAGAAATTGATATAGAAAGTATTTGA
- the aspC gene encoding aspartate aminotransferase: MNFSKKVLEVTPSITLELNSKAIELEKQGIDIVKLTAGEPDFPTPNSIIEAAYKAMKEGKTKYTNSSGIIELRKKISEYIKGRTNIEYKTNQIVVSNGGKQALYNVLLALLNEKDEVIIFDPCWVSYEAQIKIAGGNTVHVSLKEENNFLPTEEQLRKAITSKTKAILINSPNNPTGTVYPLETLKMIAKLSKEYGFYVISDEVYELLVYEGKHYSIVNIDNMIERTIIINALSKTWSMTGWRVGYCVGPEDLIKQVSKIQSHTTSNINTPAQYAALAAFDVKDEVEKMYTSFKERKEYVSKELKRIGLKFVEPAGAFYFFINIKEFGIKDTDFAKQLLDEVKLAVVPGSGFFKDGFIRISFATSKENLKKALERLESFVNKLRG; encoded by the coding sequence ATGAATTTTTCAAAAAAAGTATTAGAAGTTACACCATCAATAACTCTTGAATTAAACTCTAAAGCTATTGAATTAGAAAAACAAGGAATAGATATTGTAAAATTAACAGCAGGAGAACCAGATTTCCCAACACCAAATTCTATAATTGAAGCTGCATATAAGGCTATGAAAGAAGGTAAAACAAAGTATACTAATTCCAGTGGAATAATAGAACTAAGAAAAAAAATCTCTGAATATATAAAAGGTAGAACAAATATAGAATATAAAACAAATCAAATAGTTGTTTCCAATGGAGGAAAACAAGCATTATACAATGTTCTATTAGCGCTTTTAAATGAAAAAGATGAAGTTATAATTTTTGATCCATGTTGGGTTAGTTATGAAGCTCAAATAAAAATTGCTGGTGGAAATACAGTACATGTTTCTTTGAAAGAAGAAAATAACTTTTTACCAACAGAAGAACAATTAAGAAAGGCTATAACTTCAAAAACAAAGGCTATACTAATAAATTCTCCAAATAATCCTACAGGAACGGTTTATCCATTAGAAACATTAAAAATGATAGCAAAATTATCAAAAGAATATGGATTTTATGTTATAAGTGATGAAGTTTATGAATTATTGGTATATGAAGGAAAACATTATTCAATAGTTAATATAGATAATATGATTGAAAGAACCATAATTATAAATGCACTTTCAAAAACATGGTCTATGACAGGATGGCGTGTTGGATACTGTGTTGGCCCTGAAGATTTGATTAAACAAGTGTCTAAAATTCAATCTCATACAACATCAAATATAAATACACCGGCTCAATATGCAGCACTTGCAGCCTTTGATGTAAAAGATGAAGTAGAAAAAATGTATACATCATTTAAAGAAAGAAAAGAGTATGTTTCTAAAGAATTAAAAAGAATTGGATTAAAATTTGTAGAACCAGCAGGAGCATTTTATTTTTTTATAAACATAAAAGAATTTGGCATAAAAGATACAGATTTTGCAAAACAACTTTTAGATGAAGTAAAGTTAGCGGTTGTTCCTGGATCAGGATTTTTTAAAGATGGATTTATAAGAATTTCATTTGCAACATCAAAAGAAAACTTAAAAAAAGCACTTGAAAGATTAGAAAGTTTTGTAAACAAACTCAGGGGGTAA
- a CDS encoding glycoside hydrolase family 1 protein gives MRDIVFSENFMWGVSTSSHQIEGNNKNSDWYEWENEKGRIKDNTYSDPGCDSEHNFDRDLRMIKDINMNTYRFSIEWAKIQPNEDTFDEEYIEMYDSFIKNLLENNIKPIVTLFHFSLPKWFSKKGGFQESSNLDYFYKYIEKMIKKFGNKVKYYTIINEPVVYAYQSYVEGIWPPGKRNEDEAMKILKNLLYVYDTSYQIIKKINPDTKVSIAKHTAVYKPYRSSNIFDQIAYKKVMKYFDHSFIDSILEGQIKKPIGKNEKYSFNSDFDFLGINYYTKRYIKYSKNKIIIENRNDMLSDIGWPVYPEGIEEVLKRFKRYKKPIIITENGIADSQDRYRTMYILRTLYEIANSIKEGIDVKGYMHWSLMDNFEWSEGRSMRFGLYKTDYSNMNFYLRNSGKIYATIAQENKIIESNMMFIK, from the coding sequence ATGAGGGATATTGTTTTTTCGGAAAATTTTATGTGGGGAGTTTCAACCTCTTCACACCAAATAGAAGGAAATAATAAAAATAGTGATTGGTATGAATGGGAAAATGAAAAAGGTAGGATAAAAGATAATACGTATTCGGATCCAGGTTGTGATTCAGAACATAATTTTGATAGGGATTTAAGAATGATTAAAGATATAAATATGAATACTTATAGATTTTCTATAGAATGGGCAAAAATACAACCAAATGAAGATACTTTTGATGAAGAATACATTGAAATGTATGATTCTTTTATAAAAAATTTATTGGAAAATAATATAAAACCTATTGTTACTTTATTTCATTTTTCACTTCCAAAATGGTTTTCTAAAAAGGGTGGATTTCAAGAAAGTTCAAATTTAGATTATTTTTATAAGTATATTGAAAAAATGATTAAAAAGTTTGGAAATAAAGTTAAATATTATACAATAATAAATGAACCAGTAGTTTATGCATATCAATCATATGTTGAAGGAATTTGGCCGCCAGGAAAAAGAAATGAAGATGAAGCAATGAAAATACTTAAAAATTTATTGTATGTTTATGATACGTCTTATCAAATAATAAAAAAAATAAACCCTGATACTAAAGTATCAATTGCAAAACATACAGCTGTTTATAAACCATATAGAAGTTCTAATATATTTGATCAAATAGCATACAAAAAAGTAATGAAATATTTTGATCATTCTTTTATTGATTCTATTTTAGAAGGTCAAATAAAGAAACCAATTGGAAAGAACGAAAAATATAGTTTTAATTCTGACTTTGATTTTTTAGGAATAAATTATTATACCAAAAGATATATTAAGTATTCAAAGAATAAAATAATAATAGAAAATAGAAATGATATGCTTTCAGATATAGGTTGGCCAGTGTATCCTGAAGGAATAGAAGAAGTATTAAAAAGGTTTAAAAGATATAAAAAGCCAATAATAATAACAGAAAATGGAATAGCAGATTCTCAAGACAGATATAGAACAATGTACATATTGAGAACTTTATATGAAATAGCAAATTCAATAAAAGAAGGAATAGATGTAAAAGGATATATGCACTGGAGTCTTATGGATAATTTTGAATGGTCAGAAGGTAGAAGTATGAGATTTGGCCTATATAAAACTGATTATAGTAATATGAATTTTTATTTAAGAAATTCTGGAAAAATTTATGCAACAATAGCTCAAGAAAATAAGATAATTGAATCAAATATGATGTTTATAAAATAA
- a CDS encoding DNA-binding protein, producing MKKAFLILMFSILSLIVYSMTIEEVRSQKQLDGVEFEGIVTVEPGLYDINHIFLQDETGGVDIYTKSIDLTKMNIKRGYKVKVNGYVWEHKGNLEIVVDPDNPKNKIEIISKEKKIINPISVKTDDINKEKYEGKLIKVSGKITKIEGQDFLMDDGSGEGMVWIREGTGIDTTIFRKGIKIEVTGIQGQYLSKRELWPRDKKDIIAEDLYPPKVRYYSMEDDKTVLVMFNEPILRNLKANKTVRILKNSVEKVEYLTDSIIKITAKNPINNQKIIFRLLQDLNGNKLNMSSISVSYEKNKKIKNVLFDAAHAQKAGNADWVTDGAFSDFGDKVKELGMNFYSEKLKITKELLEFFGILILPEPNAPYTKEEINAIINFVKNGGGIFIISDHGHSDRNGNGWDSVRIFNEFVDKFGFEFVGDNLEEAPLAHILSDEITKGIKKIGLWNGSSIKVLKKDVKVLIRTSENKPFMIKTNFEKGSVIAIGDSSPFDDGTGDAGDMLHNGWKWGDDSKLAENVLKYIFNELNK from the coding sequence ATGAAAAAAGCTTTTTTAATTTTAATGTTTTCTATACTTTCTTTAATAGTATATTCAATGACTATTGAAGAAGTTAGAAGTCAAAAACAATTAGATGGAGTTGAATTTGAAGGAATAGTTACAGTTGAACCAGGTTTGTATGATATTAATCATATCTTTCTTCAAGATGAAACTGGAGGAGTTGATATTTATACTAAAAGTATTGATTTAACAAAAATGAATATAAAAAGAGGATATAAAGTAAAAGTAAATGGATATGTATGGGAACATAAAGGTAACCTAGAAATAGTTGTTGATCCTGATAATCCTAAGAATAAAATAGAAATAATTTCAAAAGAAAAAAAAATTATTAATCCAATATCTGTAAAAACAGATGATATAAATAAAGAAAAATATGAAGGTAAGTTAATAAAAGTTTCTGGAAAGATTACCAAAATAGAAGGACAGGACTTTTTAATGGACGATGGAAGCGGTGAAGGGATGGTTTGGATACGTGAAGGCACAGGAATAGATACCACTATCTTTAGAAAGGGAATAAAAATTGAAGTAACAGGAATACAAGGTCAATACTTATCCAAAAGAGAGTTATGGCCAAGAGATAAAAAAGATATAATAGCTGAAGACTTATATCCACCAAAAGTAAGATATTATTCTATGGAAGATGATAAAACTGTATTAGTAATGTTTAATGAACCAATATTAAGAAATTTAAAAGCAAATAAAACTGTTAGAATATTAAAAAATTCAGTTGAAAAAGTAGAGTATTTAACAGACTCTATAATAAAAATCACTGCAAAAAATCCAATTAATAATCAAAAAATAATATTTAGACTTCTTCAAGATTTAAATGGTAATAAATTAAATATGAGTTCCATATCTGTAAGTTATGAAAAAAACAAAAAAATAAAAAATGTATTATTTGATGCAGCACATGCTCAAAAAGCAGGGAATGCTGATTGGGTAACAGATGGAGCCTTTTCGGATTTTGGAGATAAAGTAAAAGAACTTGGAATGAATTTTTATTCAGAAAAATTGAAAATAACTAAAGAACTTTTAGAATTTTTTGGAATTTTAATTTTGCCAGAACCTAATGCACCATATACAAAAGAAGAAATAAATGCAATTATTAATTTTGTAAAAAATGGTGGTGGAATATTCATAATATCAGATCATGGACATTCAGATAGAAATGGAAATGGATGGGATTCTGTAAGAATATTTAATGAATTTGTAGATAAATTTGGATTTGAATTTGTAGGAGATAACTTAGAAGAAGCACCATTAGCCCATATACTATCAGATGAAATAACTAAAGGAATAAAAAAGATAGGATTGTGGAATGGATCTTCAATAAAAGTGTTAAAAAAAGATGTAAAAGTATTGATAAGAACATCAGAAAACAAACCATTTATGATAAAAACAAACTTTGAAAAAGGAAGTGTAATTGCAATAGGAGATTCTTCACCTTTTGATGATGGAACAGGTGATGCAGGCGATATGTTACACAATGGTTGGAAATGGGGAGATGATTCAAAATTAGCAGAAAATGTATTGAAATATATATTTAATGAATTAAATAAATAA
- the sdaAB gene encoding L-serine ammonia-lyase, iron-sulfur-dependent subunit beta — translation MSILDVIGPVIVGPSSSHTAGAAKIGKFCHNYLGGLPDSVEFILHGSFGSTYFGHGTDKALVGGILGFDVSDLRIKNSFEIAKELNLKYSFSSDDLGDVHPNTVRVILEKNNSLYKIEAASIGAGEILITEIDGVKVNLSGKSPTLVIINKDEHGSLSSILNIISSTGINVANLSLTRISLILEEATCVIELDDIPEKCLIERLKQSEFVISCRYISKI, via the coding sequence ATGTCTATATTAGATGTAATAGGCCCAGTAATTGTAGGTCCTTCTAGTTCTCATACTGCTGGTGCTGCAAAAATAGGGAAATTTTGCCACAATTATCTTGGTGGATTACCTGATTCCGTTGAATTTATACTTCATGGTTCATTTGGTAGCACTTATTTTGGGCATGGTACTGATAAAGCTTTAGTTGGTGGAATACTTGGATTCGATGTTTCTGATCTTAGAATTAAAAATTCATTCGAAATTGCAAAAGAATTGAATTTAAAATATTCTTTTTCTTCAGATGATTTAGGAGATGTTCATCCAAATACTGTAAGAGTTATTTTAGAAAAAAATAACTCGCTTTATAAAATAGAAGCAGCTTCTATAGGTGCTGGTGAAATTTTAATTACTGAAATAGATGGAGTTAAGGTTAATTTAAGCGGAAAATCTCCAACATTAGTTATTATAAATAAAGATGAACACGGATCATTAAGCTCTATTTTAAATATAATATCCAGTACAGGAATAAATGTAGCAAATTTATCTTTAACTCGTATAAGTTTAATTCTTGAAGAGGCCACTTGTGTAATAGAACTTGATGATATTCCAGAAAAATGCTTAATAGAAAGATTAAAACAATCTGAATTTGTAATATCTTGTAGATATATATCAAAAATATGA
- a CDS encoding glycosyltransferase — MVYIYTNIFILAMLITVLGRYKNLLKTYILKKQVKLEKPKNFVSVIVPVWNEEVVIEKTLINILNSTYENLEVIVLDDNSKDSTYDIVKNMTQKYKNLFLYKKQGKQGKPESLNEAVKYSNGDIILFLDADSLIEKDYIENYVKLFSKEKIEMIFTDFEPYNYQNKIIFEYQRLYFEVVKNLFYSNLFSKMIFMGNGLFIRKETLEKELPFDKNSLVDDFHMALKLKKSKIKEYFIIEPKVKIQYATNFKDLWNQHTRWYIGGIKEAISFIKSGNYSMLLTFIIGLFIVFSPFLFVVLDYFYKLKLIKYFVMPIYFSIWSVIVSSYIFNLKSINLNIFKIIFIVIPCLICTQHINMIFSLFKSIKKNIKWYKVKRTKI; from the coding sequence ATGGTTTATATTTATACTAATATATTTATATTGGCAATGTTAATTACTGTTTTGGGTAGATATAAAAATTTATTAAAAACTTATATTTTAAAAAAACAAGTAAAATTAGAAAAGCCAAAAAATTTTGTTTCAGTAATAGTTCCTGTATGGAATGAAGAAGTAGTAATAGAAAAAACTTTAATTAATATTTTAAATAGTACTTATGAAAATTTAGAAGTAATTGTTTTAGATGATAATTCAAAAGATTCAACTTATGATATTGTAAAAAATATGACGCAAAAATATAAAAATTTATTTTTATATAAAAAGCAAGGGAAGCAAGGAAAACCAGAATCTTTAAATGAAGCAGTGAAATATTCAAATGGAGATATAATTTTATTTTTAGATGCAGATTCATTAATAGAGAAAGATTATATAGAAAATTATGTAAAATTATTTTCTAAAGAAAAAATAGAAATGATTTTTACAGATTTTGAACCATATAATTATCAAAATAAAATAATATTTGAATATCAAAGATTGTATTTTGAAGTTGTTAAAAATCTGTTTTATTCAAACTTATTTTCAAAAATGATATTTATGGGAAACGGACTATTTATAAGAAAAGAAACTTTAGAAAAAGAACTCCCATTTGATAAAAATAGTTTAGTTGATGACTTCCATATGGCATTGAAATTGAAAAAGAGTAAAATAAAAGAATATTTTATAATAGAACCAAAAGTAAAAATACAATATGCAACAAACTTTAAAGATCTTTGGAATCAACATACAAGATGGTATATTGGAGGTATAAAAGAAGCAATTTCTTTTATAAAATCAGGAAATTATAGTATGCTATTAACATTTATAATCGGCTTATTTATCGTTTTTTCACCATTTTTATTTGTGGTTTTAGATTATTTTTATAAATTAAAATTAATAAAATATTTTGTAATGCCGATATATTTTTCTATATGGAGTGTTATAGTTAGTAGTTATATTTTTAACTTAAAAAGTATAAATTTAAACATATTTAAAATTATATTTATAGTCATTCCATGTTTGATATGCACTCAACATATTAATATGATTTTTAGTTTGTTTAAATCAATTAAAAAAAATATAAAATGGTATAAAGTAAAAAGAACAAAAATATGA
- the mutL gene encoding DNA mismatch repair endonuclease MutL, whose amino-acid sequence MRIHKLSDETIMKIAAGEVITGTYAVVKELIENSIDSNATAINVEIIDGGKSLIKVIDNGIGMNEEEIKYAVQPHTTSKINKIDDLYNLETYGFRGEALSSICRVSRMKITSRTNNEELATMISFIGGKEVNKKKVSASVGTQIEIEDLFFNIPARRKFLKSSSAEGRMVTEIIEKFILSSDTSIVYKRENKEIYNISKDYTLKEKFKILFPELKDNDLIILNKNYNWLKINGIISNPKITRFNRSAQIFFVNGRYVKSGDLFSVFERAYGEMLETRRHPYGVLFIDVNPREVDVNVHPQKLEVKFSDASKLLKLLKTSIREELDNQTEFKLEFYEDNEVKEDIKNTKDSNELEDYRFYENKIKENVEQKETTYNNFLNNDFSIEDSNKKYFNQEKSTFKYNTEQKKLNWENLNESPKSTLKNISKNQIFISNTKDVDDYRIVGIIFKRYIILEFKNKIKLIDFHAAHERVIFEKLKKQFFDKKINTKLLLNPIKIKLDELRKETLKNNIENLKKLGIEIEKKEDVFYIKGVPAEFKIENIENTVFELLDNFRLEGIENMNKIYDNAIATMSCRAAVKTGDNIVGIETLIQNLMDMKLLTCPHGRPIAMDIDLNKLDTYFERK is encoded by the coding sequence ATGAGAATACACAAACTTTCTGATGAAACAATTATGAAAATAGCAGCTGGTGAAGTTATTACTGGTACGTATGCTGTTGTTAAAGAATTAATTGAAAATTCAATAGATTCAAATGCTACCGCTATTAATGTAGAAATAATTGATGGAGGTAAATCGCTTATAAAAGTAATTGATAATGGAATTGGTATGAATGAAGAAGAGATAAAGTATGCAGTTCAACCACATACAACGAGTAAAATAAATAAAATAGATGATTTATATAATCTTGAAACATATGGGTTTAGAGGAGAAGCCTTATCTTCAATTTGTAGAGTTTCAAGAATGAAAATAACCTCGAGAACAAATAATGAAGAACTTGCTACAATGATAAGTTTTATTGGGGGTAAAGAAGTAAATAAAAAAAAGGTTTCTGCAAGTGTAGGAACACAGATAGAAATTGAAGATTTGTTTTTTAATATCCCTGCAAGAAGAAAATTTTTAAAAAGCAGTTCTGCAGAAGGAAGAATGGTAACTGAAATAATAGAAAAATTTATATTATCTTCAGATACATCTATTGTTTATAAAAGAGAAAATAAAGAAATATACAATATATCAAAAGATTATACTTTAAAAGAAAAATTTAAAATACTATTTCCAGAATTAAAAGATAATGATTTGATAATTTTAAATAAAAATTATAATTGGTTAAAAATAAATGGAATCATTTCTAATCCTAAGATTACAAGATTTAATAGAAGTGCACAAATATTTTTTGTAAATGGAAGATACGTTAAATCAGGAGATTTATTTTCTGTTTTTGAAAGAGCATATGGTGAGATGCTTGAAACAAGAAGACATCCATATGGAGTTCTTTTTATAGATGTAAATCCAAGAGAAGTTGATGTTAATGTACATCCTCAAAAATTAGAAGTTAAATTTTCTGATGCAAGTAAATTATTAAAACTATTAAAAACTTCTATTAGAGAAGAACTTGATAATCAAACAGAATTTAAATTAGAATTTTATGAAGATAATGAAGTAAAAGAAGATATAAAAAACACAAAAGATAGTAATGAGTTAGAAGATTATAGATTTTATGAAAATAAAATAAAAGAAAATGTTGAACAAAAAGAAACAACATACAATAATTTTTTAAACAATGATTTTTCAATTGAAGATAGTAATAAAAAATATTTTAATCAAGAAAAGTCAACTTTTAAGTATAATACTGAACAAAAAAAATTAAATTGGGAAAATTTAAATGAATCTCCCAAATCAACATTAAAAAATATTTCAAAAAATCAAATTTTTATAAGTAATACTAAAGATGTAGATGATTATAGAATAGTAGGTATAATTTTTAAAAGGTATATAATTCTTGAATTTAAAAATAAAATTAAATTAATAGATTTTCATGCTGCTCATGAAAGAGTTATTTTTGAAAAATTAAAAAAGCAATTTTTTGATAAAAAAATAAATACAAAATTACTTTTAAATCCAATAAAAATAAAATTAGATGAATTAAGAAAAGAAACATTGAAAAATAATATAGAAAACTTAAAGAAACTTGGTATTGAAATAGAAAAAAAAGAAGATGTCTTTTACATAAAAGGAGTTCCAGCAGAGTTTAAAATTGAAAATATTGAAAACACTGTATTTGAACTTTTAGATAATTTTAGATTAGAGGGTATAGAAAATATGAATAAAATTTACGATAATGCAATAGCTACAATGTCTTGTAGAGCAGCAGTAAAAACAGGAGATAATATTGTGGGAATAGAAACATTAATTCAAAATTTGATGGATATGAAATTATTAACTTGTCCACATGGTAGACCAATAGCAATGGATATAGATTTGAATAAACTCGATACATATTTTGAAAGGAAGTAA